A window of Paremcibacter congregatus contains these coding sequences:
- a CDS encoding glycosyltransferase, whose protein sequence is MVQKNKIPHIFHVIPSFAHGGVPIRISYLMNHFGGRARHSLLSTDHVYSCRSRLSADIDLTIPDIAHADQGNILQRILAYRKIIKDLKPDLMLTYNWGSTEWALANRLRPLCRHYHLESGFGPEEALFTLPKRNYFRRLALGRIEGIVVPSQTLVKICQDDWHIPPGKIHYIPNGVDCEKYAAAPSPDALPGFKKKPGNITIGTMTPLRPEKNLSRLITAFKHLKTTCPNKDLDLVIMGEGNERAALEQMIREYGLEAHVYMPGHVDDPAKALGWLDIYAISSDTEQMPNSVNQAMAAGLPIVGMDVGDVKFMMNDLNRPFIAPARNDRAFAECLIALTTDDSLRQEIGQANKIHVKQTFDQHRMYESYASIWGV, encoded by the coding sequence TTGGTTCAGAAAAACAAAATTCCCCATATCTTTCATGTCATTCCATCCTTTGCACATGGTGGCGTTCCGATCCGGATTTCATACCTGATGAACCATTTTGGTGGCAGGGCGCGTCATAGTCTGCTGTCAACAGACCATGTCTACAGCTGCCGGTCCCGCCTGTCTGCAGACATTGACCTGACCATACCCGATATCGCGCACGCCGATCAGGGCAATATTCTTCAGCGTATTCTGGCCTACCGCAAGATTATCAAAGACCTGAAACCTGATCTGATGCTGACCTATAACTGGGGATCTACGGAATGGGCCCTGGCCAACCGCCTGCGGCCCCTTTGCCGTCACTATCACCTGGAAAGCGGTTTCGGACCGGAAGAGGCGCTATTCACCCTGCCCAAGCGCAATTATTTCCGTCGTCTGGCCCTGGGACGTATCGAGGGTATTGTTGTCCCGTCCCAGACACTCGTCAAAATTTGTCAGGACGACTGGCATATCCCGCCCGGTAAAATTCATTATATCCCCAATGGGGTTGATTGTGAGAAATATGCCGCCGCACCAAGCCCGGATGCACTCCCCGGTTTCAAGAAAAAACCGGGCAACATCACCATTGGTACCATGACGCCATTACGTCCGGAGAAAAATTTATCCCGCCTGATTACTGCATTTAAACACCTGAAAACCACCTGTCCGAACAAGGATCTGGATCTGGTGATCATGGGCGAAGGCAATGAAAGGGCCGCCCTTGAGCAGATGATCCGGGAATATGGTCTTGAAGCCCATGTCTATATGCCCGGACATGTGGACGACCCGGCAAAAGCACTTGGCTGGTTGGACATTTACGCGATCTCTTCCGATACGGAACAGATGCCTAATTCAGTTAATCAGGCCATGGCGGCCGGCTTGCCCATTGTCGGCATGGATGTAGGCGACGTCAAATTTATGATGAATGACCTCAACCGCCCCTTTATTGCGCCAGCCAGGAATGACCGCGCCTTCGCTGAATGCCTGATCGCACTCACAACAGACGACTCCCTGCGCCAGGAGATTGGACAGGCCAACAAGATACACGTCAAGCAGACCTTCGACCAGCACCGCATGTATGAGTCCTATGCCAGCATATGGGGCGTTTAA
- the prsT gene encoding XrtA/PEP-CTERM system TPR-repeat protein PrsT, with protein MRNLTTLSIALLMATTAPALSAVGNDKSAPYIQDAETYLKKGDMKAAIIQMKNAIVADPKNPQYRVMLGDLYLKTMNPISAEKEYNRAIKLGLPESDVIVKMSESRLLRQDYQQILDRLSVDAVKEEEKGKVYLIIGKAHQGLKHLDEALSFYTKGEEISGQSDALSVAIAQVYYLQKDLKKAEEKVDEALVLNPKNVDGLILKGDMVNLHSGPEKSQGYFEQALEYQPKNLLALFKSAAVLFDLQRSDEALERLDVVFSMAPKHPLANYLAAVIYARKNQLDKAEEYLNASGQVLDNFPGALVLRGVMNYSKANYAQAIYHLDKLIKIAPDNIVARRLLGASLLRQGEAEQAITTLMPLVEDNKADSVIYALLGSASMKLGKFEEGTAYFEKSVEKKPGENTLKTQLALSRLASGDSEAAQEGLAAILQEDPNSKQAAVFLTLISLREQKYDQAIEGADRLIKQDGKNPVGYNLKGAAYVGLKQTEKARTQFRKALDVAPTYHSASMNLARLEFKEGNDAAGLQIYKDILDADAKHAGALQAMAQYSAKNNDLEEAENYYQQAISASPDNLRTRIEFSEFLIRQKKLERAKAIAQQIITDFPDQAAGYEATGNINLMMQDTSGAVANFERMAAILGNSAGAYQLLGRSQLRNNEISAARESLLKALSLSDKKDGILVEMVSLESRDGKFEKAHDYIKEVKELNPESPLGYVVEGRLYGSQGEPAKALESFEKAAELGAKGSRFTVDIASSYIRNGQGEKGVGIMNKWLTTNRNDLMVRHVLASQYLQQENYPDAISHYEVILEQDSGNAVALNNIAWLYSQVGQGPKALGAAERAFNLYPEEASFIDTYAWILVQQGQNQKGLNLLQKAVSKAPKMAEIRYHYAFALNKAGRKSAARRELEVVVASGENFTGVKDARKLLNELSN; from the coding sequence ATGAGAAATCTAACAACATTAAGTATTGCATTGCTGATGGCAACAACAGCACCGGCTTTATCTGCGGTAGGCAATGACAAGAGTGCGCCATATATTCAGGATGCGGAAACCTACCTTAAAAAGGGGGATATGAAAGCCGCAATCATACAAATGAAGAACGCCATTGTTGCCGATCCAAAAAATCCGCAATACAGGGTGATGTTGGGGGATCTTTATTTAAAGACCATGAATCCAATCTCGGCGGAGAAGGAATATAACCGGGCTATCAAGCTTGGGTTGCCGGAATCAGATGTCATCGTGAAAATGAGTGAATCTCGGTTGCTGCGTCAGGACTATCAGCAAATTCTTGATCGCTTGAGTGTTGATGCTGTCAAAGAAGAGGAAAAAGGCAAGGTTTATCTGATTATTGGCAAGGCGCATCAGGGCCTGAAACATCTGGATGAAGCTCTGTCTTTTTATACGAAAGGCGAGGAAATTTCGGGTCAGAGTGATGCTCTCAGTGTTGCTATCGCCCAGGTTTATTACCTGCAGAAGGATTTGAAAAAGGCTGAAGAGAAGGTTGATGAAGCTCTGGTTCTGAACCCGAAAAATGTGGACGGGCTTATCCTGAAAGGGGATATGGTCAATTTGCACAGCGGTCCGGAAAAATCTCAGGGGTATTTTGAACAGGCGTTGGAATACCAACCGAAAAACCTGTTGGCGTTGTTTAAATCTGCGGCCGTACTTTTCGATCTGCAACGTTCTGATGAGGCCCTGGAGCGTCTCGATGTTGTTTTCTCCATGGCGCCAAAACATCCCCTGGCCAACTATCTGGCGGCGGTGATTTATGCGCGGAAGAACCAATTGGACAAGGCGGAAGAATATCTGAACGCATCCGGTCAGGTTCTGGATAACTTCCCCGGAGCGTTAGTGTTGCGGGGAGTGATGAATTATTCCAAAGCCAATTATGCGCAGGCGATCTATCATCTGGATAAACTGATTAAAATTGCGCCCGATAATATTGTCGCCCGTCGCCTTCTGGGGGCCTCTTTGCTGCGGCAGGGGGAAGCGGAACAGGCCATTACGACACTGATGCCTTTGGTGGAAGATAACAAAGCGGATTCTGTAATTTATGCGCTTTTGGGCAGCGCTAGCATGAAGCTTGGCAAATTTGAAGAAGGCACGGCCTATTTTGAAAAATCAGTCGAGAAAAAACCGGGCGAGAATACACTCAAGACGCAATTGGCGTTGAGCCGCCTGGCCTCGGGTGATTCAGAAGCGGCCCAGGAAGGACTGGCGGCAATCCTTCAGGAAGACCCGAATTCGAAACAGGCGGCGGTTTTTCTTACCCTGATCTCTTTACGGGAACAGAAATATGACCAGGCAATTGAAGGTGCAGATCGTCTGATCAAGCAGGATGGCAAGAATCCAGTAGGCTACAACCTGAAAGGTGCAGCCTATGTGGGGCTGAAGCAGACGGAAAAGGCGCGGACGCAATTCAGGAAAGCACTGGACGTGGCGCCAACGTATCATTCTGCTTCTATGAATTTGGCGCGTTTAGAGTTCAAGGAAGGTAATGATGCCGCTGGACTGCAGATTTACAAAGATATTTTGGATGCTGATGCCAAACATGCCGGTGCATTGCAAGCCATGGCGCAATATTCGGCCAAGAACAATGATCTGGAAGAGGCGGAAAATTACTACCAGCAGGCTATTTCAGCCTCTCCCGATAATTTAAGAACCCGGATTGAGTTTTCCGAATTTCTCATCAGACAGAAGAAGCTGGAACGGGCGAAAGCCATTGCCCAGCAAATTATCACGGATTTCCCGGATCAGGCGGCAGGTTATGAAGCCACGGGCAATATCAATTTGATGATGCAGGATACCTCCGGCGCTGTTGCGAACTTTGAACGCATGGCTGCGATCCTGGGGAATAGTGCAGGGGCCTATCAATTATTAGGGCGTTCTCAGTTGCGCAATAACGAAATTTCCGCAGCGCGGGAATCCTTGTTAAAAGCATTGTCTCTGTCAGACAAGAAAGACGGGATTCTGGTCGAAATGGTGAGCCTGGAATCGAGAGATGGAAAATTCGAAAAGGCCCATGATTATATTAAGGAAGTCAAGGAACTGAACCCGGAAAGTCCTCTTGGATATGTTGTCGAAGGCCGGCTTTATGGTTCGCAGGGTGAACCCGCAAAAGCTCTGGAGAGTTTCGAGAAAGCGGCGGAACTCGGGGCAAAAGGTAGCCGGTTTACCGTCGATATAGCCAGCAGCTATATTCGCAATGGCCAGGGTGAAAAGGGTGTGGGCATCATGAATAAATGGCTGACCACAAATCGCAATGATTTGATGGTTCGGCATGTCTTGGCAAGCCAATATTTGCAACAGGAGAATTACCCCGATGCGATTTCCCATTATGAAGTTATTCTGGAACAGGATAGCGGTAATGCCGTTGCGCTAAACAATATCGCCTGGCTTTATAGTCAGGTTGGCCAAGGGCCGAAGGCTCTCGGTGCGGCAGAGCGGGCCTTCAATCTTTATCCTGAAGAGGCAAGTTTTATTGATACATATGCCTGGATATTGGTTCAGCAGGGCCAGAATCAGAAAGGGTTGAATTTACTTCAGAAGGCGGTCAGCAAGGCGCCGAAAATGGCGGAAATTCGCTATCATTATGCGTTCGCCTTGAATAAGGCTGGCCGGAAATCTGCGGCTCGGCGCGAACTCGAAGTGGTCGTAGCTTCTGGTGAGAACTTCACAGGTGTGAAAGACGCCCGCAAACTTCTCAACGAACTGTCCAATTAA
- a CDS encoding LytR/AlgR family response regulator transcription factor: MMQKKIRTLLVDDEPLALRGLQIRLKEFEDVEIIGTCSNGREAIKKIRAERPALVFLDIQMPGFDGFAVIKALAKEEIPLIVFATAFDQYAIKAFESHAQDYLLKPIDTDRLHETMNRVREAIKERITVEQNAKLIELIRSMDNPPTLELSEIINTQELVNENNYETHLNIKDRGQITRVDITTIEWIDAAGDYMCLHADGKTHILRETMKNMEKRLDPEIFQRVHRSTIININKVKELQPTTGGKYQITLESGADLQVSRNYRDVLGRFL; this comes from the coding sequence ATGATGCAAAAGAAAATCAGGACACTGTTGGTTGACGACGAACCCCTCGCCTTGCGTGGGCTACAAATTCGTTTGAAGGAATTTGAAGATGTCGAAATCATTGGGACCTGTTCCAATGGCCGCGAAGCCATCAAAAAAATTCGTGCCGAACGTCCGGCGCTTGTCTTTCTCGATATTCAGATGCCTGGCTTCGATGGCTTCGCCGTGATCAAGGCCCTGGCCAAGGAAGAAATTCCCTTGATTGTATTTGCCACGGCTTTTGATCAATATGCCATCAAAGCCTTCGAATCACATGCTCAGGATTATCTTCTGAAACCGATTGATACAGACCGACTGCATGAAACCATGAACCGCGTCCGCGAAGCCATCAAGGAGCGGATCACGGTCGAACAGAATGCCAAGCTTATTGAATTGATCCGGTCTATGGACAATCCACCGACCCTTGAGTTGTCCGAAATCATCAATACCCAGGAACTGGTCAACGAAAATAACTATGAAACTCATCTCAATATCAAGGATCGCGGACAAATCACCCGGGTCGATATTACAACGATTGAGTGGATTGATGCGGCCGGGGATTATATGTGTCTGCATGCCGACGGCAAGACTCATATCCTGCGGGAAACCATGAAAAATATGGAAAAGCGCCTCGATCCGGAAATATTCCAGCGCGTCCATCGGTCCACCATCATTAACATCAACAAGGTTAAGGAGCTGCAACCCACCACTGGCGGAAAGTATCAAATTACCCTGGAAAGCGGTGCCGACCTTCAGGTCAGCCGTAATTACCGTGATGTATTGGGGCGGTTCCTGTAA
- a CDS encoding TIGR03087 family PEP-CTERM/XrtA system glycosyltransferase gives MNILFLSHRFPYPPTRGDKIRSFNMVKHLQGAGHKVTVASLARSSGEAAECQGIADYCEEFVLCEVRNPVQALRMGARLLTSEPSSMGFFYSRALQTEVNRLLDKTAFDLIVVFSSTAAQYVSHVTTIPKLLDFCDMDSQKWLAFANFKPWPVSFGYRLEGRKLEREEKKLCGEFDLCSCATDFEVDTLDSYQTGVASGFFPNGVDFDFFTPDGQAGDADYDPYGISFVGRMDYYPNEECVLSFCDTVLPKLREKYPEANLTVIGAEPPANILALNNRPGITVTGTVDDIRTYVRKSAVMVTPLEIARGTQNKILEGMAMGVPVVSSRTAARGVDAVVGEHILAATTPEEYVAHISHLFEDSTARKRLAIAGRERVMSHHNWPRAMTLFDDCITRTLTAFTEKHKTKEFN, from the coding sequence GTGAATATTCTGTTTTTAAGTCATCGGTTTCCCTATCCACCAACCCGGGGGGATAAAATTCGATCCTTTAATATGGTCAAGCATCTGCAAGGTGCGGGTCATAAGGTAACGGTTGCCTCTCTCGCCAGATCGTCAGGGGAAGCAGCAGAGTGTCAGGGCATTGCCGATTACTGTGAAGAATTTGTCCTGTGTGAGGTCAGAAATCCGGTTCAGGCCTTGCGGATGGGGGCGCGTCTTTTGACATCGGAACCTTCTTCCATGGGGTTCTTCTATTCGCGGGCCTTGCAGACAGAAGTTAATCGTCTGTTGGATAAAACCGCCTTTGATCTCATCGTGGTGTTTAGCTCGACGGCGGCTCAATATGTGTCTCATGTTACGACCATTCCCAAACTTCTCGATTTTTGCGATATGGACAGCCAGAAATGGCTGGCCTTCGCCAATTTTAAACCCTGGCCGGTGAGCTTTGGTTATCGGCTTGAAGGGCGGAAGCTGGAACGGGAAGAAAAAAAACTTTGCGGTGAATTTGACCTGTGCAGTTGCGCTACAGATTTTGAAGTGGACACCCTGGACAGTTATCAAACCGGAGTAGCATCCGGTTTCTTCCCGAACGGGGTTGATTTTGATTTCTTTACCCCGGATGGTCAGGCGGGAGATGCTGATTATGATCCTTACGGCATCAGTTTTGTTGGGCGTATGGATTATTATCCGAATGAGGAATGCGTCCTGTCTTTTTGTGACACGGTATTGCCAAAACTGAGAGAAAAATACCCGGAGGCCAATCTTACGGTTATTGGCGCCGAACCGCCGGCAAACATTCTGGCCTTGAATAACAGGCCAGGGATAACGGTTACGGGAACGGTTGATGATATCAGAACATATGTGCGGAAATCAGCGGTAATGGTAACCCCACTGGAAATCGCCCGCGGTACCCAGAATAAAATTCTGGAAGGCATGGCCATGGGGGTGCCCGTGGTCAGTAGCCGAACTGCGGCCCGTGGTGTTGACGCGGTAGTGGGGGAGCATATCCTGGCGGCGACAACACCGGAAGAGTATGTTGCCCATATTTCACATCTGTTTGAGGACAGCACGGCCAGAAAACGTCTGGCAATTGCCGGGCGGGAGAGGGTGATGTCGCATCATAACTGGCCCCGGGCGATGACGCTGTTTGATGACTGTATTACCCGGACCCTGACGGCATTTACTGAGAAACATAAAACTAAAGAGTTTAACTGA
- a CDS encoding TIGR04063 family PEP-CTERM/XrtA system glycosyltransferase produces the protein MRILHVFDHSIPLHSGYTFRSYQILREQRALGYETRHVTSIKHLNPEGAEETVEDLHFFRTTRYNKIFAKLPVINQYEVVRSLKKRLREILKNEKVDVIQAHSPMLNGMAAVAVGKEFNIPVLYEIRAFWEDAAVSHGSCKEGDLRYRMTRDMETKVAREADAVTVICNGLKQDLVSRGIPAEKITLIPNAVDIAKFSGSHEPDKELRSRLGLDGAVVLGFIGSFYDYEGIEILLQALPRIRRNFPEVKILLVGGGPEEDNLKQLVEAYNIEKHVMFTGRVPHDKVQDYYNQVDIFVYPRKKMRLTDLVTPLKPLEAMAQHKLVAASDIGGHNELIEDGKTGVLFAPDSPKDLAQTIINTLENRDKWPDIIAAGRHYVEEVRNWKNSIANYPAVFDRITQNKPAKETIK, from the coding sequence ATGCGTATTCTGCATGTTTTTGACCATTCCATTCCGCTGCATAGCGGTTATACTTTCCGCAGTTACCAGATTTTACGGGAACAGAGAGCGTTGGGCTATGAGACCCGTCATGTGACAAGCATCAAACATCTCAATCCGGAGGGGGCGGAGGAAACTGTTGAGGATTTGCATTTTTTCCGAACGACGCGGTACAACAAGATTTTCGCCAAATTACCGGTGATCAATCAGTATGAAGTAGTGCGCAGCCTAAAAAAACGCCTGCGTGAAATCCTTAAGAATGAAAAAGTGGACGTCATTCAGGCACATTCCCCGATGTTGAACGGCATGGCGGCGGTCGCGGTTGGTAAGGAATTCAATATTCCGGTGCTCTATGAAATTAGAGCTTTCTGGGAAGACGCGGCGGTGAGCCACGGGTCCTGTAAAGAAGGAGACCTACGGTATCGCATGACCCGGGATATGGAAACCAAGGTCGCTCGGGAAGCGGACGCGGTAACTGTTATTTGTAACGGGCTGAAACAGGATTTGGTGTCTCGCGGCATTCCGGCCGAGAAAATAACCCTTATTCCCAACGCAGTCGATATTGCTAAATTTTCCGGCTCTCATGAACCGGATAAGGAATTACGGAGCCGGCTTGGACTTGATGGTGCTGTTGTGCTTGGTTTTATTGGGTCCTTTTATGATTATGAAGGGATTGAAATTCTGCTGCAGGCCTTGCCGCGTATTCGGCGAAATTTTCCAGAAGTGAAAATTCTTCTGGTCGGGGGCGGTCCGGAAGAAGATAATCTTAAACAGCTGGTTGAGGCTTATAATATTGAAAAACATGTAATGTTTACCGGGCGTGTGCCCCATGACAAGGTTCAGGATTATTATAACCAGGTGGATATCTTCGTTTATCCTCGTAAGAAAATGCGACTTACCGATTTGGTGACACCGTTAAAGCCGCTGGAAGCCATGGCCCAGCATAAACTGGTCGCCGCTTCTGATATCGGTGGCCACAATGAACTGATTGAGGACGGTAAGACTGGCGTTCTTTTCGCCCCCGACAGTCCTAAAGATTTGGCGCAGACCATTATCAATACTTTGGAAAATAGAGATAAATGGCCGGATATTATTGCGGCCGGGCGGCATTATGTGGAAGAAGTGCGGAACTGGAAGAACAGCATCGCCAATTACCCTGCTGTATTTGACCGTATCACGCAGAATAAACCTGCCAAAGAAACCATAAAGTAG